Part of the Haemophilus influenzae genome is shown below.
GGCAACATATTCCGCACCACCTAAAGTGCTGCCTGAAAGAATGCAAATGTGCATTTTATTATCCTATATTTATTTTTTCTCAAAGAGAAAAAATTATTGAAATGATTAAAATAAAAAGGCTTAGAAAATCTAAGCCTTTTACTACGATTAAACGTTATCAAACTTACCAAGTAATGAACGAATATGCTCTTGCCAATTACGATGTTCGTTTTTCAGCTGTTCATTTTCAGTTTGTAAGTTTTCGATATTTCTTTGAGATTCTGCGTTTTTCTCTTTTAATTCTTCAACTTCTAATTGAAGTAATTGGATAGTTTCTACCGCTTGTTTAATTTTTTCTTCAAGTTGGTCTAAAATTTCTAAAGACATAATGATTTCCTTTTAAATATGGGTAAGTTTAGGGGTATTTTACCCAGTAAATTTACCTTTTTAAAGCATTGAATAAAAATTTATTATGCAAACGATTACTCAGTGATAGAATGATGCTATTTTTACCATAATCTTGAAAAATAAGCAGAAGGAGAATAATAATGAATCGAGCATTAGCCATTGAATTTTCACGAGTAACAGAAGCCGCCGCTCTAGCAGCTTACACGTGGCTTGGTCGAGGAAATAAAAATGCGGCAGACGATGCAGCGGTAAAAGCGATGCGTTATATGCTGAATTTGATTCATATGGACGCTGAAATCGTTATAGGAGAGGGCGAAATTGATGAAGCCCCAATGCTTTATATTGGCGAAAAAGTCGGTTCTGGCTTAGGGGAATTAGTTTCTATCGCAGTAGATCCTATTGATGGTACACGTATGACCGCAATGGGGCAATCTAATGCTATTTCTGTCTTGGCTGCAGGTGGCAAAAATACCTTTTTAAAAGCACCTGATATGTATATGGAAAAATTAGTGGTGGGTTCAAATGTAAAAGGCATCATTGATTTAAATTTACCACTGGAACAAAATCTTCGCCGCATCGCATCTAAGCTAGGAAAATCCCTTTCTGACCTTACCGTAATGGTATTAGCAAAACCACGTCACGATGCCGTAATTAAACAAATACATAACTTGGGCGCGAAAGTATTGGCAATTCCTGATGGCGATGTGGCAGGTTCCGTATTGTGTTGTTTACCTGATGCTGAAGTCGATCTTCTTTATGGAATTGGTGGTACGCCAGAAGGCGTGGCAGCTGCTGCAGCCATTCGAGCATTAGGTGGCGATATGCAAGCTCGTTTAATCCCACGCAATGAAGTAAAAGGCGACACCGAAGAAAATAAAAAAATTGCAGCTAATGAGATTCAACGCTGTGCAGCACTGGGCGTAAAAGTGAATGAAGTGTTAAAACTTGAAGATCTCGTGCGTGATGACAATCTTGTATTTACTGCAACAGGCATTACCAATGGCGATTTGCTTAAAGGTATCTCCCGCAAAGGCAATTTAGCCAGCACTGAAACCATTTTAATTCGAGGAAAATCCCGCACAATTCGTAAAATTCAATCTATTCATTATTTGGATGACCTTTATAAAATTTTGAATATTTAGCTCAAGCAAACAACATTCCAATTAATTTAATCTGCTCTCCAAAAAATGGGACAAATTACAAATGGACAGAGCAGATTTTAAGTATCATTTTTGAATAATTCCTAAAATTTTTTTCCTAAAAAAATCAAAAAAGATATTCAAAAAAGCGAAAAACCATATATGATATAAAAATATTTTATTAAAAGAAAAAGTATCAAATATGAATAACCTTAGTGCACAATTAGAAAATCAAATTGATGAATTAA
Proteins encoded:
- a CDS encoding cell division protein ZapB; protein product: MSLEILDQLEEKIKQAVETIQLLQLEVEELKEKNAESQRNIENLQTENEQLKNEHRNWQEHIRSLLGKFDNV
- the glpX gene encoding class II fructose-bisphosphatase, producing MNRALAIEFSRVTEAAALAAYTWLGRGNKNAADDAAVKAMRYMLNLIHMDAEIVIGEGEIDEAPMLYIGEKVGSGLGELVSIAVDPIDGTRMTAMGQSNAISVLAAGGKNTFLKAPDMYMEKLVVGSNVKGIIDLNLPLEQNLRRIASKLGKSLSDLTVMVLAKPRHDAVIKQIHNLGAKVLAIPDGDVAGSVLCCLPDAEVDLLYGIGGTPEGVAAAAAIRALGGDMQARLIPRNEVKGDTEENKKIAANEIQRCAALGVKVNEVLKLEDLVRDDNLVFTATGITNGDLLKGISRKGNLASTETILIRGKSRTIRKIQSIHYLDDLYKILNI